Proteins encoded together in one Pseudomonas sp. ADAK13 window:
- the mexE gene encoding multidrug efflux RND transporter periplasmic adaptor subunit MexE: MEQSLKHLRYPLAILAVMVMSACGKTPEQAAAMPPSHVSVAKVLEQPVNEWDEFTGRLEAPETVQIRPRVSGQIDQVAFTEGALVKKGDLLFQIDPRPFQAEVRRLEAQLAQTKAAATRSDNEAQRGERLRQSNAISAELADSRTTAAQEAHATVAGIQAQLDLAKLNLSFTRVTSPISGRVSRAEITAGNLVTADVTALTSVVSTDKVYAYFDADERVYLKYTELARQGRRGATTPVYLGLSNEDGNPHLGQMNFVDNQVNPATGTIRGRAVFDNSKGEYTPGLYARLKLVGSGTYSAVLINDEAVGTDLGKKFVLVMEGDKPAYRAVELGPKIEGLRIVRSGLNKDDTIIVKGLQRVRPGSPVAPETIPMASKETLAALAQQRQALEASNLEQVAPDKAAPKLASVATPRG; encoded by the coding sequence ATGGAACAGTCACTCAAACATTTGCGCTATCCCCTGGCCATTTTGGCCGTGATGGTGATGAGCGCGTGCGGCAAGACCCCAGAACAAGCGGCCGCCATGCCACCGAGCCACGTCAGCGTGGCCAAGGTGCTGGAACAACCGGTCAACGAGTGGGACGAGTTCACCGGCCGCCTCGAAGCACCGGAAACCGTGCAGATTCGTCCGCGCGTGTCGGGCCAGATCGATCAGGTAGCCTTTACCGAAGGCGCACTGGTCAAGAAAGGCGACCTGCTGTTCCAGATCGACCCGCGTCCGTTCCAGGCTGAAGTGCGCCGCCTCGAAGCACAACTTGCCCAAACCAAGGCCGCCGCCACCCGCAGCGATAACGAAGCCCAGCGCGGCGAACGCCTGCGCCAGAGCAATGCGATCTCCGCCGAACTGGCCGACTCGCGCACCACCGCCGCCCAGGAAGCCCACGCCACGGTGGCCGGGATCCAGGCGCAGTTGGACCTGGCCAAGCTGAACCTGAGCTTCACCCGCGTCACCTCGCCCATCAGCGGCCGTGTCAGCCGTGCCGAGATCACCGCCGGCAACCTGGTGACCGCCGATGTCACCGCGCTGACCAGCGTGGTGTCCACCGACAAGGTCTACGCCTACTTCGACGCCGATGAGCGCGTGTACCTCAAGTACACCGAACTCGCACGCCAGGGTCGCCGTGGCGCCACCACCCCGGTGTACCTGGGCCTGTCCAATGAAGACGGCAACCCGCACCTGGGCCAGATGAACTTCGTCGACAACCAGGTCAACCCGGCCACCGGCACCATTCGCGGTCGCGCCGTGTTCGACAACAGCAAGGGTGAATACACCCCTGGCCTGTATGCCCGCTTGAAGCTGGTCGGCAGCGGCACCTACTCCGCCGTACTGATCAACGATGAAGCCGTGGGCACTGACCTTGGCAAGAAGTTCGTACTGGTGATGGAAGGCGACAAGCCCGCCTATCGCGCCGTGGAACTGGGGCCGAAGATCGAAGGCTTGCGCATCGTGCGCAGCGGCCTGAACAAGGACGACACGATCATCGTCAAGGGCCTGCAGCGCGTTCGCCCGGGGTCGCCGGTTGCGCCGGAAACCATCCCGATGGCCAGCAAGGAAACCCTCGCCGCCTTGGCACAACAACGACAAGCGCTTGAAGCCAGCAACCTGGAGCAAGTGGCGCCGGATAAAGCCGCGCCCAAGCTCGCCAGTGTCGCGACTCCACGCGGTTAA
- a CDS encoding DUF3757 domain-containing protein: MNRQLKKTSALVITLMALVGNAYAGAGACPPTNALKDAFKKTPSGEVVAYNASGPGGQQWTGQNPMTEQKDLHQVQFEKAVIQSSQGQSSVACHYLDQNHEPVSMTLKNQANAKPVGSAWTGNECKATNPTLCTFE, translated from the coding sequence ATGAATAGGCAGCTCAAGAAAACCTCAGCCCTCGTGATTACCCTGATGGCGCTGGTGGGCAACGCCTATGCTGGGGCTGGCGCCTGCCCGCCCACCAATGCCCTTAAAGATGCTTTCAAAAAGACGCCGTCTGGCGAAGTGGTTGCCTACAACGCGTCCGGCCCGGGCGGTCAGCAATGGACCGGGCAAAACCCGATGACAGAGCAGAAGGACCTGCACCAGGTCCAGTTCGAAAAGGCGGTGATCCAAAGCAGCCAGGGTCAGTCGTCTGTGGCATGCCACTACCTCGATCAGAACCATGAGCCGGTGAGCATGACCCTGAAAAACCAAGCCAACGCCAAGCCTGTTGGCAGCGCCTGGACAGGAAACGAATGCAAGGCAACCAACCCCACGCTGTGCACATTCGAATAG
- a CDS encoding cupin domain-containing protein: MPATSTSTNYTPINFASKYALFSEQWAPKVVAQMNDYQFKVVKIEGDFIWHDHADTDETFIVLEGTLRIDFRDGAVTIGQGEMYVVPKGVEHKPHALGEVKLLLIEPCGVLNTGTEGGERTAINDVWI; encoded by the coding sequence ATGCCTGCCACCTCCACCTCGACGAATTACACACCGATCAACTTCGCCAGCAAATACGCCCTGTTCAGCGAGCAATGGGCGCCCAAGGTCGTCGCGCAAATGAACGACTACCAGTTCAAGGTGGTGAAGATTGAAGGGGACTTCATCTGGCACGACCACGCCGACACCGATGAAACCTTTATCGTGCTGGAGGGCACGCTGCGCATCGACTTTCGCGATGGCGCCGTGACGATCGGCCAAGGGGAAATGTACGTGGTGCCCAAAGGCGTCGAGCACAAGCCGCACGCATTGGGTGAGGTGAAGTTGCTGTTGATCGAGCCCTGCGGTGTGTTGAACACCGGCACGGAAGGTGGGGAGCGCACCGCGATCAACGACGTGTGGATTTAA
- a CDS encoding sugar ABC transporter substrate-binding protein, whose translation MPCTFFSRSRFIWLGAALLLGHAAISQAAEGDDAVPSLAGKRIAVSMTGTSHYFDIKAFQAQVDEIKRLGGTPITLDAGRNDKNLVTQLQTVVTQKPDAVIQTLGTLSVIDPWLKRISKAGIPLFTIDAPSQYSLNNTTSDNVATGKALADQLIKDAGGKGKILVFNGFYGVPVCAIRYDQLKLALKDHPQLEIIQPELRDVIPNTVQDAYSQVSALLNKYPAGSVSAIWAAWDIPQLGASKALIDAKRTEIKTYGVDGTPEVLELLGQANSPVGAVVAQQPALIGKTAVQNVARYLAGQRDLPKETHVPTLLTTAANLAQVQQLRGD comes from the coding sequence ATGCCTTGCACCTTTTTCTCGCGTTCACGTTTCATCTGGCTGGGCGCAGCGCTCTTGCTGGGCCACGCCGCCATCTCCCAGGCCGCCGAGGGCGATGACGCGGTGCCGTCCCTGGCCGGCAAGCGCATTGCCGTGAGCATGACCGGCACCAGTCACTATTTCGATATCAAGGCCTTCCAGGCACAGGTCGACGAGATCAAGCGCCTCGGCGGCACGCCCATCACCCTGGATGCCGGGCGCAATGACAAGAACCTGGTGACCCAGCTGCAAACCGTGGTCACCCAGAAACCCGATGCCGTGATCCAGACCCTTGGCACCCTCAGCGTGATCGACCCGTGGCTCAAGCGCATCAGCAAGGCCGGCATTCCGCTGTTCACCATCGACGCGCCTTCGCAGTACAGCCTCAACAACACCACCTCCGATAACGTCGCCACCGGCAAGGCCCTGGCCGACCAGTTGATCAAGGACGCCGGTGGCAAGGGCAAGATCCTGGTGTTCAACGGCTTCTATGGCGTGCCGGTGTGCGCGATTCGCTACGACCAGTTGAAGCTGGCGCTCAAGGATCACCCGCAACTGGAGATCATCCAGCCGGAGCTGCGGGATGTGATTCCCAACACGGTGCAGGATGCCTATTCCCAAGTGTCCGCCTTGCTCAACAAGTACCCGGCCGGCAGCGTCTCGGCGATCTGGGCGGCGTGGGACATTCCGCAACTCGGCGCGAGCAAGGCGCTGATCGATGCCAAGCGCACCGAGATCAAGACCTATGGCGTGGACGGCACGCCTGAAGTGCTGGAACTGCTTGGCCAGGCGAACTCGCCGGTGGGCGCGGTGGTGGCCCAACAACCGGCGCTGATCGGCAAGACCGCGGTGCAGAACGTCGCCCGTTACCTGGCCGGGCAGCGGGACCTGCCCAAGGAAACCCATGTACCGACGTTGCTGACCACTGCTGCCAACCTGGCGCAGGTCCAGCAATTGCGGGGTGATTGA
- a CDS encoding sugar ABC transporter ATP-binding protein — protein MAALHLQHLRKRFGATLALDDASLKVERGTIHGLVGENGAGKSTLIKVLAGIHKADSGQVSIDGQSYASLSPRQVDALGVQFIHQERLLPASFTVGEALFFGHELRRGPFVDRRRQQREAERLLADYFELQLPAGALVGELNSAERQVLQITRALIRQPKILVFDEPSVALVKREVDQLLRIVKRLRDQGLSILYISHYLQEIDSLCDEVTVLRNGRDVAVVQPRHTSSAQIARLMVNRDVQEMYPKAQVEPGEPLLQVRGLNLARRYRQVDLELRRGEIVGLTGLVGSGAKDLLKTLFGVVRADSGSIHLEGRLLRLRSPGDAIAQGIALVPEERRSQGISPLLSVLENLTLAGLERFSRWGVLSKRQEQAESLRLIHELAIKAPGPQAAVRQLSGGNQQKVALGKWLSRRSAVYLLDEPCVGVDVGAKVEIYRLIGRLVEEGAAVLVLSSDLPELLGICDRILVLHRGEIAGEFQAGEADSDQLLACATGAVLPTASVPVKQEVAHVPA, from the coding sequence ATGGCGGCGTTGCACCTGCAACATCTGCGCAAACGCTTCGGCGCCACCCTGGCGCTGGATGATGCGAGCCTGAAAGTCGAGCGCGGCACCATTCACGGCCTGGTGGGCGAGAACGGTGCCGGCAAGTCGACCTTGATCAAGGTGTTGGCGGGTATCCATAAGGCGGATTCGGGGCAGGTGAGCATTGACGGCCAGTCGTACGCCTCGCTCTCGCCGCGCCAGGTGGACGCGCTGGGTGTGCAGTTCATTCATCAGGAGCGGCTGTTGCCGGCGAGTTTCACCGTGGGCGAAGCGCTGTTCTTCGGGCATGAGTTGCGCCGGGGCCCGTTTGTCGATCGGCGGCGGCAACAGCGCGAAGCCGAGCGCTTGCTGGCGGACTATTTTGAACTGCAACTGCCGGCCGGCGCACTGGTCGGCGAGCTGAACAGCGCTGAACGCCAGGTGCTGCAAATCACCCGGGCGTTGATTCGCCAGCCGAAGATCCTGGTGTTCGACGAGCCCAGCGTGGCCCTGGTCAAGCGTGAAGTCGATCAACTGCTGCGGATCGTCAAGCGTCTGCGGGACCAGGGGTTGTCGATCCTCTACATTTCCCACTATCTGCAGGAAATCGACAGCCTCTGTGATGAGGTGACGGTATTGCGCAATGGCCGCGATGTGGCGGTGGTGCAGCCGCGGCACACCTCCAGCGCGCAGATTGCGCGGTTGATGGTCAATCGCGACGTCCAGGAGATGTACCCCAAGGCGCAGGTCGAGCCCGGCGAGCCATTGCTGCAAGTGCGCGGGCTGAACCTGGCCCGGCGCTACCGGCAGGTCGACCTGGAACTGCGCCGGGGCGAAATCGTCGGCCTGACCGGGCTGGTCGGCTCGGGGGCCAAGGATTTGCTCAAGACCCTGTTTGGCGTGGTGCGTGCCGACAGCGGCAGCATTCATCTGGAAGGGCGTTTGTTGCGCCTGCGTTCCCCTGGCGACGCCATCGCCCAGGGGATTGCCCTGGTGCCGGAAGAGCGCCGCAGCCAGGGGATTTCACCGCTGCTCTCGGTGCTGGAAAACCTCACGCTTGCTGGCCTTGAGCGCTTCAGTCGCTGGGGTGTGCTGAGCAAACGCCAGGAACAGGCCGAAAGCCTGCGGCTGATCCATGAATTGGCAATCAAGGCGCCGGGCCCGCAGGCAGCGGTCCGCCAGTTGAGCGGCGGCAACCAGCAGAAGGTTGCCTTGGGCAAATGGCTGAGCCGGCGCTCGGCGGTGTACCTGCTGGATGAGCCGTGCGTGGGGGTGGATGTCGGCGCCAAAGTCGAAATTTATCGCCTGATCGGGCGTCTGGTGGAAGAGGGCGCTGCGGTGCTGGTGTTGTCCTCTGACCTGCCGGAGCTGCTGGGCATTTGCGACCGCATCCTGGTGTTGCACCGAGGCGAGATTGCCGGCGAATTCCAGGCCGGTGAGGCGGACAGTGATCAACTGCTGGCGTGTGCGACGGGCGCGGTGCTACCCACCGCATCCGTACCGGTGAAACAGGAGGTGGCGCATGTCCCTGCTTGA
- a CDS encoding ABC transporter permease, with protein sequence MSLLETATPGLSQRLWVLLLRRGSVGVFLAILLGFAVSAPNFLSVGNIANVFSQSAILGVLAFGLTCVIIGGGSNVVAGGLDLSLAANLGLCAAVFSRLNNAGLDLWASLLLTLACGLTVGLLNGLAVVVLRLPPLLATLASMNVLAGLELVLTENTVVSTDSPLLDLLSGGTWLGVPALAWVLLVTAFLLTLLIQHTAYGLRLHAVGEYPHAAEAAGIRVPAYVLSSYLLSGLCAAVAALCSAAFFSGSTTGSGDMLLSVVAIAFLGVVFSRRLVASIPGTLLATLLIGFLINGFQLLNLSSFWVNGVQGVLILLVVAASSALNRGERS encoded by the coding sequence ATGTCCCTGCTTGAAACGGCTACCCCGGGTTTGTCCCAGCGATTATGGGTGCTGTTGTTGCGCCGTGGTTCGGTGGGGGTGTTCCTCGCGATCTTGCTGGGGTTTGCCGTCTCTGCGCCGAACTTCCTGTCGGTGGGCAATATCGCCAATGTGTTCAGCCAGTCGGCGATCCTCGGTGTACTTGCCTTCGGCCTGACCTGCGTGATTATCGGCGGCGGCTCCAACGTGGTGGCTGGCGGCCTCGACCTGTCACTGGCGGCAAACCTGGGCCTGTGTGCGGCGGTGTTCAGCCGGCTCAACAACGCCGGACTCGACCTTTGGGCCAGCCTGTTGCTGACCCTGGCCTGCGGCCTGACGGTCGGCCTGCTCAACGGCCTGGCCGTGGTGGTGCTGCGCCTGCCACCCTTGCTCGCGACCCTGGCAAGCATGAACGTGCTGGCCGGGCTGGAGCTGGTCCTGACCGAAAACACCGTGGTCTCCACCGACTCGCCGTTGCTCGACCTGCTCAGCGGCGGGACTTGGCTGGGCGTGCCGGCGCTCGCCTGGGTGTTGCTGGTGACAGCTTTCCTGCTGACGTTGCTGATCCAGCACACCGCCTACGGGTTGCGCCTGCATGCCGTCGGCGAATATCCACACGCTGCCGAGGCCGCCGGGATTCGGGTGCCGGCCTATGTGCTTTCCAGCTATTTGCTGTCGGGGCTGTGTGCAGCGGTGGCAGCCTTGTGTTCAGCCGCCTTTTTCAGCGGCAGCACCACGGGCTCCGGCGACATGCTGTTGTCGGTGGTGGCGATCGCTTTTCTCGGGGTGGTGTTTTCCCGGCGACTGGTGGCGAGCATTCCCGGCACCTTGCTGGCGACCTTGTTGATCGGTTTTTTGATCAACGGATTTCAGTTGCTTAACCTGTCGAGCTTCTGGGTCAACGGTGTGCAGGGCGTGCTGATTCTGCTGGTGGTCGCGGCCTCCAGCGCATTGAACCGGGGAGAGCGGTCATGA
- a CDS encoding ABC transporter permease, with the protein MSRVTALKVQGGWRSLLPLTLPLVFVAIVLVFAWQAPAFLSGGNLKSLVLNNFVLLAIVAIGMTYAVAAGGIDLSVGTALDFASFSFVVLLNAGHGLGVAIAGALAAGLLVGLFNAGLIAGLRISPFLATLGTLFIGTSAQQLLSDGGQPIYIAQGFKPELASFSLLGVPLPLLIVLVLAVVYGLLLARGRLGRELLAQGTQPLLAYYSGLSVRRIVTTTVLAAALACAVAGILLSSTVSAYVPLSGNAFLLNAIGAVFIGTTLNRQGRANIPGTLLGVLFINVIANGLLLIGWNFYWQQVATGVLIFVVLAFSFISRRIAQNT; encoded by the coding sequence ATGAGTCGGGTCACAGCGTTAAAGGTGCAAGGCGGCTGGCGTTCGCTGTTGCCCCTGACGTTGCCGCTGGTATTCGTGGCAATCGTGCTGGTGTTTGCCTGGCAGGCGCCCGCATTCCTCAGTGGCGGCAACCTGAAAAGCCTGGTGCTGAACAACTTCGTGCTGCTGGCGATTGTCGCCATCGGCATGACCTACGCGGTAGCGGCCGGTGGTATTGATTTGTCGGTAGGCACCGCGCTGGATTTCGCCAGCTTCAGCTTCGTGGTGTTGCTGAATGCCGGGCACGGGTTGGGTGTTGCGATTGCTGGCGCGTTGGCCGCCGGGTTGCTGGTCGGGCTGTTCAATGCCGGGTTGATCGCGGGGCTGCGGATCAGTCCGTTCCTGGCAACCCTGGGCACCTTGTTTATCGGCACCAGTGCCCAGCAGTTGCTCTCGGACGGCGGCCAGCCGATCTACATCGCCCAAGGCTTCAAGCCCGAGCTGGCGAGCTTCAGCCTGTTGGGCGTGCCCTTGCCGTTATTGATCGTGCTGGTATTGGCCGTGGTCTACGGCTTGTTGCTGGCCCGTGGACGCCTGGGGCGCGAACTGCTGGCCCAGGGCACCCAGCCGTTGCTGGCGTATTACTCGGGGCTGTCGGTGCGGCGCATCGTCACCACCACGGTGCTGGCGGCGGCGCTGGCGTGCGCGGTGGCGGGGATTCTGCTCAGTTCGACGGTAAGCGCGTATGTGCCGTTGTCGGGCAATGCGTTCCTGCTGAACGCGATTGGCGCGGTGTTTATCGGCACCACCCTGAATCGGCAAGGTCGGGCGAATATCCCGGGCACGCTGCTGGGGGTGCTGTTTATCAATGTCATCGCCAATGGCTTGCTGTTGATCGGCTGGAATTTCTACTGGCAGCAGGTAGCCACCGGTGTGC